From Stenotrophomonas sp. SAU14A_NAIMI4_8:
CCAGTAGAGCCACGCCATGCGTGGCTGGTCTGCCTAATGTTCAAACACGGTAGGCGTCGCCTCGAAGCGCCGCGCATAGGCGCGTTCTTCGGCCACGCGGGCGACTTCGTCATCGGCCAGGTCCGGGGCCCCATACACCGCATAGGCCACGGCACCGTCGGCACCATGGCCGATCTGGTGCAGGCGGTAGCGCGAATGCCCGCCGCCGGTGTCCTCGGGGTAATGCACGGGCGGATGGCTGCCCTCCAGGTCCATTTCACTGTTGTCGACCACACCACCGACGAACAAGGCGCGCATGCAGGAGCTCCAATAGGTTGCGGGGGGAGCCCTTACCCTGAACCCTTCAATGTTGGCGGCGCATCAACGCCCCGTTGAACTTTCGCAAAGCGCGCCCGGGGCGGGGGGGGCCGAGCCGGTACAATGGACGGCCCTCACGCTTCCAGTACCCGCGCCGATGGCCGCCAGCGACGACGCCCCCCTGCAGACCCTGTTCCTGCCGTTTTCCAGCGGCGCCCTGCGCTGGCCGGAGGGTCCGGTGGCCTTCCTGCGCGCCCGCGATGGCTGGCCGCTGCGCGAAGCGGCCGGCACCCGCGAGGTCCACTTCGAACAGAGCTTTGCCCCGTTCGCCCAGCCGCTGCAGGCCAGCGGCTGGACCGTCAGCGGGCAGCTGGACGATGCCGCCGGCAAGGGCCGCTACCCGCTGGTGCTGGTGCTGCCGCCGCGCCAGCGCGAAGAAGCCCGCGCGCTGTTCGCCCGCGCCCTGGCCCTGGTGGCCGACGGCGGCCGCATCGTGGCCTGCCAGTCCAATAATGAGGGCGCGCGCTCCGGCGAAGGCGATCTGAAGCAGCTGACCGGCCTGGGCGGCTGCCTGACCAAGAACCATTGCCGGGTGTACTGGACCGCGCCGCTGCAGGGCCAGCACGATGCCGACCTGGCCAAGCGCTGGGCCGCACTGGATGCGGTGCGGCCGATCATGGGGGGGCGCTTCCTCAGCCGCCCGGGCGTGTTTGCCTGGGACCGCATCGACCCGGCTTCGGCGCTGCTGGCCGAGCACCTGCCGGCCGACCTGGCCGGCCGTGCCGCCGATCTGGGCGCCGGCTATGGCTACCTGTCGCGCGAACTGCTGGAGCGCTGCCCGAAGATCACCGCGCTGGACCTGTACGAAGCCGAGCAGCGTGCGCTGGCCCTGGCCGAGCTGAACCTGGCGCCGCCGCCGCGCGCGCTGCCGCTGCGCTTCCTGTGGCGCGACGTGACCGCCGGCATCGAGCCGGGCTACGACGTCATCATCAGCAACCCGCCGTTCCACACGCCCTCGCGCGCCGACC
This genomic window contains:
- a CDS encoding class I SAM-dependent methyltransferase — translated: MAASDDAPLQTLFLPFSSGALRWPEGPVAFLRARDGWPLREAAGTREVHFEQSFAPFAQPLQASGWTVSGQLDDAAGKGRYPLVLVLPPRQREEARALFARALALVADGGRIVACQSNNEGARSGEGDLKQLTGLGGCLTKNHCRVYWTAPLQGQHDADLAKRWAALDAVRPIMGGRFLSRPGVFAWDRIDPASALLAEHLPADLAGRAADLGAGYGYLSRELLERCPKITALDLYEAEQRALALAELNLAPPPRALPLRFLWRDVTAGIEPGYDVIISNPPFHTPSRADRPDIGQRFIAVAAQALRPGGRLYVVANRHLPYEHTLNDSFGAVRVVAERDGFKLVEAVKGKGR